The Brachyhypopomus gauderio isolate BG-103 chromosome 7, BGAUD_0.2, whole genome shotgun sequence genome has a window encoding:
- the atf5a gene encoding uncharacterized protein atf5a, which produces MTAMSAPIWKTLLGCPSDPLALSHPQANHSQLERRRGEGLEESQHLIGDGLSDWMTEEVDFSSYLPTPHSSPSPNASLPPSPLQHDIQVPSDLEVMTSLLQEELAQLEDYFLSDPLPEKASKLGKCDKGPPPVGPPSYYQLPYASYSASSQSESSPLLVTLATGELDLLSFCGGPIGRAKIPRHAPYSCSRPNGNVCGRKRVSDGVRVSEGYENSIWSSKGNTSGNPAVALGGSYSCIEDERVVGKGYCLGSAVEIRRCAILPKEEKTCRYTEEAIGISKVVSGSYGFSGPLPVPHKKEEMAMYGIREVNLNGMAGGAEMEMMSEAKTSISDTVKAGAPWKTESSEACFLQGAPQEEAYHNFLGAINEPVKAEGTELHRQHGEFHCGFLEGQGPDCLSGDRHGQDMGAPCPRGVRSLKEEPCILKPELEVSIMEGGQGERKQKKRDQNKTAAHRYRQRKRAELDSLEEQLHGLEGRNRELRDKAESVEREIQYVKDLLIEVYKARSQRLKQESSA; this is translated from the exons ATGACGGCAATGTCAGCACCCATTTGGAAGACTCTACTTGGCTGCCCGTCAGaccccctcgctctctctcacccacaggCTAACCACAGCCAATTGGAGAGGCGCAGAGGGGAGGGGCTAGAGGAGAGCCAGCACTTAATTG GTGATGGTCTCAGTGACTGGATGACGGAAGAAGTGGATTTCTCCTCATACCTCCCgacccctcactcctctccctcccccaatGCATCCCTTCCCCCTTCGCCCCTTCAGCATGACATCCAGGTGCCCTCTGATTTGGAGGTCATGACCTCTCTGCTGCAGGAAGAGCTTGCTCAGCTGGAGGATTACTTCCTGTCTGACCCGCTCCCAGAGAAAGCCTCCAAACTGGGCAAATGCGACAAAGGGCCACCGCCAGTGGGTCCCCCATCGTACTACCAGTTGCCCTATGCATCATATTCTGCTTCTAGCCAATCAGAATCCAGCCCTCTACTTGTTACCCTAGCAACTGGGGAACTAGACCTGCTGAGCTTTTGTGGGGGTCCCATTGGCCGAGCCAAGATTCCTAGACACGCCCCTTACAGTTGCAGCCGCCCCAATGGTAACGTCTGCGGCCGCAAGAGAGTTTCCGAtggggtgagggtgagtgaAGGCTATGAGAATAGCATCTGGAGTTCCAAAGGAAATACCTCAGGTAACCCAGCTGTTGCGCTTGGTGGGAGCTACAGCTGTATAGAGGATGAACGTGTGGTGGGCAAAGGTTACTGCTTGGGCAGTGCGGTGGAGATCAGAAGGTGCGCCATTTTACCCAAAGAAGAGAAGACCTGCCGCTACACAGAAGAGGCCATCGGCATAAGCAAGGTTGTTAGCGGCAGCTATGGCTTTAGCGGGCCCCTTCCAGTCCCCCACAAGAAAGAAGAGATGGCGATGTATGGCATCAGGGAAGTCAACCTAAATGGAATGGCCGGAGGTGCGGAGATGGAGATGATGAGCGAGGCCAAGACTAGCATCAGCGACACGGTCAAAGCCGGCGCCCCCTGGAAGACCGAGTCCAGCGAAGCCTGCTTTCTTCAGGGAGCGCCCCAAGAAGAGGCCTACCACAACTTCCTAGGGGCCATCAACGAGCCGGTGAAAGCGGAGGGCACGGAGCTGCATCGCCAACATGGCGAGTTCCACTGTGGCTTTCTGGAGGGTCAAGGCCCTGACTGCTTGAGCGGTGACAGGCATGGCCAGGACATGGGCGCCCCTTGCCCCCGAGGGGTCCGCTCGCTCAAAGAGGAGCCCTGCATCTTGAAACCGGAGCTGGAGGTCTCGATCATGGAGGGCGGTCAAGGAGAGCGCAAGCAGAAGAAGAGAGATCAGAACAAGACGGCAGCTCACAG GTATCGCCAGAGGAAGAGAGCGGAGTTAGATTCTTTGGAAGAGCAGCTTCACGGGCTGGAAGGGAGGAACCGAGAACTTCGGGACAAGGCGGAGTCGGTGGAGCGGGAGATCCAGTACGTCAAAGACCTTCTGATCGAGGTTTACAAGGCCCGCAGTCAACGGCTAAAACAGGAGAGCAGTGCCTGA